The nucleotide sequence AATCAAGCTGATAACGACGGTTGGACACCCCTAATGGGGGCAGCCAGTGTTGGCAACTCAGTTGCTGTAGATCGGTTGCTCCAGCATGGGGCCGCTATTAATGCACAGACCAATTTTGGAGTGACGGCTTTGATGACAGCCGCCGCTAAGGGACAAGTTGAAACAGTTCGTCAGTTGTTAGCTCAAGGAGCGAGCTTGACCCTTAGAGACCATAATGGCTGGACTGCATTAATTTGGGCTGCGGATGCCCAGCACCATGACGTGATGGAGGTTTTG is from Cyanobacteriota bacterium and encodes:
- a CDS encoding ankyrin repeat domain-containing protein — encoded protein: MSDLIAAVRSGDKVALKALIDRGVDLNSGDADGTTALIVAAETGQNEVIELLLAAGADCNQADNDGWTPLMGAASVGNSVAVDRLLQHGAAINAQTNFGVTALMTAAAKGQVETVRQLLAQGASLTLRDHNGWTALIWAADAQHHDVMEVLKQARERQATQP